In one window of Tachypleus tridentatus isolate NWPU-2018 chromosome 2, ASM421037v1, whole genome shotgun sequence DNA:
- the LOC143238054 gene encoding LOW QUALITY PROTEIN: solute carrier family 25 member 44-like (The sequence of the model RefSeq protein was modified relative to this genomic sequence to represent the inferred CDS: deleted 1 base in 1 codon): MALKQYTLESVESSRILTIEWDMMDKSRFFTLNLVNSFFLRASLYPFTVIKTRLQIQKRYNVYRGTYDAFKKILNYEGIHGLYKGFWINTIQLVSGLGYITTYEKVRHILTEYANIKDKRVKGLIGGGCGSLVGQTIITPFDVISQHMMMMGQRNSSLIKLTESSNTLNIDLNHKHRGTVALSVVKELYKRDGLKGFIGYFASLIHYVPGSALWWMFYPLYSEWLASLLPLSASHLLIYCMAGPMSGISVCIITNPVDVVRARIQVQRANSFLGTSSLLWKEEGLGILTKGLSARLLQSSMFSFLVVLGYETLKRWSVYDQYKDQIRW, encoded by the exons ATGGCACTTAAACAGTACACTTTGGAATCGGTGGAATCCTCTCGTATTTTGACCATTGAATGGGATATGATGGACAAAAGTAGGTTCTTCACTCTTAATCTTGTTAATTCCTTTTTTCTTCGAGCTTCTCTGTATCCATTCACTGTTATTAAAACCCGTCTCCAGATCCAAAAACGATACAATGTTTATAGAGGAACATATGatgcttttaaaaaaatactcaaCTATGAAGGTATCCATGGACTTTATAAAGGATTCTGGATCAATACAATCCAACTGGTATCAGGACTGGGCTACATTACAACGTACGAAAAGGTGCGTCACATTCTAACAGAATACGCTAACATTAAAGATAAACGAGTGAAGGGACTTATTGGTGGAGGTTGTGGCTCCTTAGTTGGACAGACAATCATCACTCCTTTTGATGTCATATCCCAACACATGATGATGATGGGTCAGAGAAATAGCAGTCTTATCAAACTTACAGAATCTTCAAACACACTCAACATTGACTTAAACCATAAACATCGAGGTACTGTGGCATTATCTGTTGTCAAGGAACTATACAAACGAGATGGACTGAAAGGTTTTATCGGATACTTTGCTTCTCTA ATACATTATGTTCCTGGTAGTGCTCTCTGGTGGATGTTTTATCCCTTATACTCAG AATGGCTGGCATCTCTCTTACCTCTGTCTGCATCTCATTTGCTGATTTATTGCATGGCAGGACCAATGAGTGGTATCAGTGTGTGTATAATTACCAACCCTGTGGATGTTGTAAGAGCTAGAATACAG GTTCAGAGAGCAAATTCTTTTCTAGGAACTTCCAGTTTACTGTGGAAAGAGGAAGGACTCGGAATACTTACCAAGGGACTCTCAGCTCGCTTGTTACAGAGCAGTATGTTCTCCTTCCTCGTAGTGTTAGGCTATGAAACACTAAAACGATGGAGCGTATATGATCAGTATAAAGATCAGATACGATGGTGA
- the LOC143235225 gene encoding uncharacterized protein LOC143235225, with amino-acid sequence MVEVVIQKSSWSTRTSIFLLLFILTLTPDVTKCGQAMQPTEDVIYQTGAEDRNETANESFPLENVTVNDKRVGPFIGLKGKEDYFEDKRSSSFFGLRGKKGGYETKRSSPFFGLRGKKDDYENKRSSAFFGLRGKRDDFGDKRSSAFFGLRGKKYGYETKRSSPFFGLRGKKEDFGDKRSSSFFGLRGKRDDFGDKRSSAFFGLRGKKEDFGDKRSSPFFGLRGKRDDFGDKRSSAFFGLRGKKDKLDEKRASPFFGLRGKKYDSEEKRESPFFGLRGRKEDLDNDKRGSYFFGLRGKKEIFDEKRESPFFGLRGKKFGAEDTTGKKSFLGLRERKDDPGQTLEDQTSEMELPFFEGKRGVSGNSVSVLAFI; translated from the exons ATGGTTGAAGTGGTGATACAGAAATCCTCGTGGTCGACACGTACCTCCATTTTTCTTCTGCTTTTTATCCTGACTTTAACACCAGATGTCACCAAATGCGGACAGGCCATGCAACCAACAGAAGATGTAATATATCAG ACTGGAGCAGAAGACAGAAATGAAACTGCTAATGAGTCGTTTCCTCTGGAGAATGTAACAGTAAATGATAAACGTGTGGGTCCTTTCATTGGTCTCAAAGGCAAAGAGGATTATTTTGAAGATAAAAGATCAAGTTCATTCTTTGGTCTAAGAGGGAAAAAAGGTGGTTACGAAACAAAAAGATCAAGTCCATTCTTTGGTCTAAGAGGAAAGAAAGatgattatgaaaataaaagatcAAGTGCTTTCTTTGGTCTGAGGGGGAAGAGGGATGATTTTGGAGATAAAAGATCAAGTGCTTTCTTTGGTCTAAGAGGAAAAAAGTATGGTTACGAAACTAAAAGATCAAGTCCATTCTTTGGTCTAAGAgggaaaaaagaggattttggtGACAAAAGATCAAGTTCTTTCTTTGGTCTAAGGGGGAAGAGGGATGATTTTGGAGACAAAAGATCAAGTGCTTTCTTTGGTCTAAGAgggaaaaaagaggattttggaGACAAAAGATCAAGTCCATTCTTTGGTCTAAGGGGGAAGAGGGATGATTTTGGAGACAAAAGATCAAGTGCTTTCTTTGGTCTAAGAGGTAAAAAAGATAAACTTGATGAAAAAAGAGCTAGTCCCTTTTTCGGTCTAAGAGGGAAAAAATATGATTCTGAAGAAAAGAGGGAAAGTCCATTTTTTGGCTTAAGAGGGAGGAAAGAAGACTTAGACAACGACAAAAGAGGAAGTTACTTCTTTGGCCTTCGAGGAAAAAAGGAAATCTTCGATGAAAAACGTGAAAGTCCTTTTTTCGGCCTGAGAGGTAAGAAGTTTGGTGCTGAAGATACGACAGGAAAAAAGTCTTTCCTTGGTCTTCGTGAAAGAAAGGACGATCCTGGACAGACTTTAGAAGACCAGACTTCTGAAATGGAGTTGCCTTTCTTTGAAGGAAAACGTGGGGTTTCGGGGAACAGTGTTAGTGTTCTGGCTTTCATCTAG